From a region of the Takifugu flavidus isolate HTHZ2018 chromosome 18, ASM371156v2, whole genome shotgun sequence genome:
- the LOC130515080 gene encoding serine/threonine-protein kinase WNK4-like isoform X2 has protein sequence MRRMLPRAAEQDGEGEEPTVPDPPVHAPELGHHRDASSESGEEAADVFSRSSGGRLPWQPSKKEQDRDEEEMQAVASSPDGRFLKFNIEIGRGSFKTVYRGLDTETTVEVAWCELQTFRLNRAERRRFSEEVEMLKALQHPNIVRFFDSWKSSVRGHKCTILVTELMTSGTLKTYLRRFRQMKLKLLQRWSFQILKGLQFLHSRRPPILHRDLKCDNVFITGPSASVKIGDLGLATLKKASFVKSVIGTPEFMAPEMYEEKYDEAVDVYAFGMCILEMATSEYPYSECRNAAQIYRKVTSGTKPDSFYKVKVPELKEIIEGCIRTRSCERFTIQDLLDHRFFREQLGVRVDLAEDDDGSKSALKLWLRMGHNKKLHGKYKDHNAIEFLFEIYKDVPEEVAQEMVVLGFLSEADYKLVAKAIRHRVTAIKHHREKQQRLKDGGPDHAPKTTQPARPDPPSSTCAPAAEILTNQATPTAPGTSSVVSSLSSPMDPGTSDTSRRMEANEDDSVSKARSRAKVSGGGAAAPAHWTRLKLRPPTPPRSALLPWPRTAPVPSRLQPLRGPGLRPQVPPCPSCASLRSVAPSCTPACCRPITAVGKVMGSMNERSITRGQSVWVTPRLPPAEHRGLPAREGRAPASASGFSSPADSCASDVTSGLSDGADGPSEKAPRDLSPRAPKQFKRRARSRLRITGVSHLLDRVVECQLQTHDNKVVTFKFDLDGDGPDDIASVMVHRDFILPAERGGFIARMNDIIQRAESMMPQQQPDGAHVAEPDSPTASEAATPSSTGLTRTSSSSSLPDIADSDSSQLKAADFYIDSEATPPVRPLRSQSFHSSTASGHQTTEPLQLQDSAPPSLLLLPPQAPLTVAPPTNNLPRVLSNPSLLRQSPGPPPAPAPPPAPPPAPPPAPPPPPPPPAPPPPAPPPPPPPPPPPAPPPPPAPPPAPAPPLWPPPLFSLANAISLAVSVAHSFRPPPGTSNQGFLPQSPSPTCAPPQATLSPPLSPSLGSTFDPTSPTSFSGPFSPYPPYSAPIPQTAPTPSRQEALPHWALGTTQTPSHQRKESSSLPPHEPAPPTGPSTPSETSGVKEEDSAPHRVTSSSPPPLSPGPEGKQKDFTVGRFQVTPFKAPPTDHSHPRPPHQVTPFKAPPTDHSHPRPPHQVMPIPHSPPASSQSESSESSAEEQGQTGGSITSVPSPGHLLGYHDNQRVEQQDRREEEAGEGSADGWATNNQFNQWWNRSAPLISSEESDSDLEEMWAELHELRERHLAEVQNLQANQKQEIEDLYRRMGKVPPPGIVSPAAMLNQRQRRLSKTGNYPPRKNSLQRLDVLPPAGIMRKSPASSSGSPGRARRGVTFAPKHNSMTEAEEDHEDDEEETSPGSRGPRPVQGLEELDSPGSRGPRPVQGLEEVDQFRI, from the exons ATGAGAAGAATGCTGCCCCGCGCTGCTGAGCAGGACggcgagggggaggagcctaCGGTCCCGGACCCTCCGGTCCACGCTCCGGAACTGGGCCACCATCGGGACGCCAGTTCGGAATCAGGGGAAGAGGCCGCTGACGTGTTCTCCCGCTCCAGCGGGGGCCGGTTACCCTGGCAACCAAGCAAAAAGGAGCAGGAccgtgatgaggaggagatgcagGCGGTGGCGTCCTCCCCCGATGGACGGTTCCTCAAATTCAACATCGAGATTGGCCGAGGGTCCTTCAAGACGGTCTACCGAGGCCTGGACACCGAGACCACCGTGGAGGTGGCCTGGTgcgagctgcag ACGTTTCGGCTGAACAGGGCGGAGCGCCGGAGGTTcagcgaggaggtggagatgctgAAGGCGCTGCAGCATCCCAACATCGTGCGGTTCTTCGACTCCTGGAAGTCGTCAGTCCGGGGCCACAAGTGCACCATCCTGGTGACAGAGCTCATGACGTCTGGGACCCTGAAGAC GTACCTCCGCAGGTTCCGCcagatgaagctgaagctgctgcagcgctggaGCTTCCAGATCCTGAAGGGGCTGCAGTTCCTGCACTCACGCCGCCCCCCCATCCTGCACCGAGACCTCAAGTGCGACAACGTCTTCATCACTGGGCCGAGTGCGTCGGTAAAGATCGGCGACCTGGGCCTGGCCACGCTCAAGAAGGCCTCGTTCGTGAAGAGCGTCATCG GAACTCCAGAGTTCATGGCTCCGGAGATGTACGAGGAGAAGTACGACGAGGCCGTGGATGTTTATGCCTTTGGCATGTGCATCCTGGAGATGGCGACGTCTGAGTACCCATATTCCGAGTGCCGGAACGCTGCCCAGATCTACCGTAAAGTTACCAGC gGAACCAAACCAGACAGCTTCTATAAAGTGAAGGTTCCTGAGCTGAAGGAGATCATCGAAGGCTGCATCCGGACCAGGAGCTGCGAGAG GTTCACCATTCAGGATCTGCTGGATCACCGGTTCTTTCGGGAGCAGCTGGGGGTCCGTGTGGACCTGGCTGAGGACGACGATGGCTCGAAGTCAGCTCTGAAGCTCTGGCTCCGGATGGGCCACAACAAGAAGCTTCACGGCAAATATAAAGATCACAACGCCATCGAGTTCCTGTTCGAGATCTACAAAGACGTCCCCGAGGAGGTGGCCCAGGAGATG GTGGTGCTCGGCTTTCTGAGCGAGGCCGACTACAAGTTGGTTGCCAAGGCGATCAGGCACCGAGTGACAGCCATAAAGCATCATCGGGAGAAACAGCAGCGCCTGAAGGACGGTGGGCCCGACCACGCCCCCAAAACCACCCAACCCGCCCGTCCAGACCCACCCTCCTCCACATGTGCTCCAGCTGCTGAGATCCTGACCAATCAG GCCACGCCCACGGCGCCGGGCACATCGTCAGTGGTGTCGTCCCTCAGCAGCCCAATGGATCCTGGGACCAGCGACACGTCCAGGAGGATGGAGGCCAATGAAGACGACAGTGTGTCCAAAGCCAGGTCGCGAGCCAAAG tgtccggggggggggcagcagctccGGCGCACTGGACGCGCCTGAAACTGCGCCCTCCAACGCCGCCCCGCTCAGCCCTGCTCCCGTGGCCCAGGACAGCCCCCGTCCCCAGCCGGCTCCAGCCCCTCCGGGGACCTGGCCTCCGTCCACAGGTCCCCCCCTGCCCTTCCTGCGCTTCCCTACGGTCGGTTGCTCCATCATGCACGCCGGCCTGCTGTCGTCCAATCACAGCAGTCGGCAAAGTGATGGGATCAATGAATGAAAGATCAATCACACGGGGACAGAGTGTGTGGGTGACGCCACGTTTGCCCCCTGCAGAGCATCGCGGTCTCCCAGCGCGGGAGGGCCGGGCCCCGGCCTCGGCCTCAGGCTTCTCCTCCCCCGCCGACAG CTGCGCCTCGGACGTGACCTCCGGTCTGAGCGACGGCGCCGACGGCCCGTCAGAGAAGGCCCCCCGGGACCTGAGCCCTCGGGCTCCCAAGCAGTTCAAGAGGAGAGCAAGGTCCCGTCTGAGGATCACAGGG GTGTCCCACCTGCTGGACCGTGTGGTGGAGTGCCAGCTCCAGACTCACGACAACAAGGTTGTGACATTCAAGTTCGACCTGGATGGCGACGGTCCGGACGACATTGCCTCCGTGATG gtcCACAGAGACTTCATCCTGCCAGCTGAGCGGGGGGGCTTCATTGCTCGCAtgaatgacatcatccagaGGGCGGAGTCTATGATGCCCCAACAGCAGCCCGACGGCGCTCACGTAGCAGAGCCAGACTCGCCGACGGCGTCGGAGGCCGCA ACACCGTCCTCCACAGGTCTGACCAGaacttcatcttcctcttcacttCCTG ACATCGCAGATTCCGACTCCTCCCAGCTGAAGGCAGCAGATTTCTACATTGACTCTGAAGCCACGCCCCCCGTGAGACCCCTGAGGTCTCAGTCCTTCCACTCCTCCACAG CTTCAGGCCACCAGACCACAGAacccctccagctccaggacTCTGCACCCCCatcgctgctcctcctcccccctcaggcTCCCCTCACTGTCGCACCTCCCACCAACAACCTGCCACGAGTCCTCAGTAACCCTTCCCTCCTCAGACAATCTCCAggccctcctcctgctcctgctcctcctcctgctcctcctcctgctcctcctcctgctcctcccccccctcctcctcctcctgctcctcctcctcctgctcctccccctcctcctccccctccccctcctcctgctcctcccccgcctcctgctcctccccctgctcctgctcctccactctGGCCCCCGCCCCTCTTCTCTCTGGCTAATGCTATTTCTCTAGCCGTGAGTGTTGCTCACTCCTTCAGGCCTCCACCAGGAACCTCTAACCAGGGTTTCCTCCCCCAGTCTCCATCTCCCACATGCGCCCCCCCCCAGGCtaccctctctcctcctctgtctccatctctgggTTCTACCTTTGACCCAACCAGtcccacctccttctctgggccATTCTCCCCTTATCCACCCTACAGTGCCCCCATACCTCAGacagcccccacccccagcagGCAGGAAGCGTTGCCCCATTGGGCACTGGGCACCACCCAG ACCCCCAGTCACCAGAGAAAGGAGAGCTCATCACTGCCCCCCCATG AACCTGCCCCCCCGACTGgacccagtactcccagtgaaaccagtggtGTGAAAGAAGAGGATTCAGCTCCACACAGA GTgacctcctccagcccccccccactgtcaccTGGGCCCGAGG GGAAGCAAAAAGACTTCACTGTTGGTCGGTTCCAGGTGACACCCTttaaagccccgcccactgaccACAGCCACCCACGCCCTCCCCATCAGGTGACACCCTttaaagccccgcccactgaccACAGCCACCCACGCCCTCCCCATCAGGTGATGCCCATTCCCCACTCGCCTCCAgcttccagccaatcagagagctcTGAGAGCAGCGCCGAGGAACAAGGCCAAACAGGGGGCAGCATCACCTCTGTTCCATCTCCCGGGCATCTTCtgggttaccatgacaaccagagagtggagcagcaggacaggagggaggaagaggcgggGGAGGGCTCTGCTGACGGCTGGGCCACAAACAACCAGTTCAACCAGTGGTGGAACCGCTCAGCACCTTTAATTAGTTCTGAGGAATCCGACAGCGACCTTGAGGAGATGTGGGCGGAGCTCCACGAGCTCCGTGAAAG ACACCTGGCGGAGGTGCAAAACCTGCAGGCCAATCAAAAACAAGAGATTGAAGATCTGTACCGGAGGATGGGGAAAGTCCCTCCCCCTGGCATCGTCTCCCCTGCTGCCATGTTGAACCAGCGCCAGCGCCGCCTCTCCAAGACAGGAAACTACCCTCCTCGAAAAAACAGCCTGCAAAGGCTGgatgtgctgccccctgcag GCATCATGAGGAAGagtccagccagcagcagcggaTCACCGGGGCGGGCACGGAGGGGCGTGACCTTTGCCCCTAAGCACAACTCCATG ACagaagctgaggaggaccatgaagatgatgaggagga GACCAGTCCAGGGTCTAGAGGACCTAGACCAGTCCAGGGTCTAGAGGAACTAGACAGTCCAGGGTCTAGAGGACCTAGACCAGTCCAGGGTCTAGAGGAAGTAGACCAGTTCAGGATTTAG
- the LOC130515080 gene encoding serine/threonine-protein kinase WNK4-like isoform X6, with protein sequence MTFRLNRAERRRFSEEVEMLKALQHPNIVRFFDSWKSSVRGHKCTILVTELMTSGTLKTYLRRFRQMKLKLLQRWSFQILKGLQFLHSRRPPILHRDLKCDNVFITGPSASVKIGDLGLATLKKASFVKSVIGTPEFMAPEMYEEKYDEAVDVYAFGMCILEMATSEYPYSECRNAAQIYRKVTSGTKPDSFYKVKVPELKEIIEGCIRTRSCERFTIQDLLDHRFFREQLGVRVDLAEDDDGSKSALKLWLRMGHNKKLHGKYKDHNAIEFLFEIYKDVPEEVAQEMVVLGFLSEADYKLVAKAIRHRVTAIKHHREKQQRLKDGGPDHAPKTTQPARPDPPSSTCAPAAEILTNQATPTAPGTSSVVSSLSSPMDPGTSDTSRRMEANEDDSVSKARSRAKVSGGGAAAPAHWTRLKLRPPTPPRSALLPWPRTAPVPSRLQPLRGPGLRPQVPPCPSCASLRSVAPSCTPACCRPITAVGKVMGSMNERSITRGQSVWVTPRLPPAEHRGLPAREGRAPASASGFSSPADSCASDVTSGLSDGADGPSEKAPRDLSPRAPKQFKRRARSRLRITGVSHLLDRVVECQLQTHDNKVVTFKFDLDGDGPDDIASVMVHRDFILPAERGGFIARMNDIIQRAESMMPQQQPDGAHVAEPDSPTASEAATPSSTGLTRTSSSSSLPVHLFVSDIADSDSSQLKAADFYIDSEATPPVRPLRSQSFHSSTASGHQTTEPLQLQDSAPPSLLLLPPQAPLTVAPPTNNLPRVLSNPSLLRQSPGPPPAPAPPPAPPPAPPPAPPPPPPPPAPPPPAPPPPPPPPPPPAPPPPPAPPPAPAPPLWPPPLFSLANAISLAVSVAHSFRPPPGTSNQGFLPQSPSPTCAPPQATLSPPLSPSLGSTFDPTSPTSFSGPFSPYPPYSAPIPQTAPTPSRQEALPHWALGTTQTPSHQRKESSSLPPHEPAPPTGPSTPSETSGVKEEDSAPHRVTSSSPPPLSPGPEGKQKDFTVGRFQVTPFKAPPTDHSHPRPPHQVTPFKAPPTDHSHPRPPHQVMPIPHSPPASSQSESSESSAEEQGQTGGSITSVPSPGHLLGYHDNQRVEQQDRREEEAGEGSADGWATNNQFNQWWNRSAPLISSEESDSDLEEMWAELHELRERHLAEVQNLQANQKQEIEDLYRRMGKVPPPGIVSPAAMLNQRQRRLSKTGNYPPRKNSLQRLDVLPPAGIMRKSPASSSGSPGRARRGVTFAPKHNSMTEAEEDHEDDEEETSPGSRGPRPVQGLEELDSPGSRGPRPVQGLEEVDQFRI encoded by the exons ATg ACGTTTCGGCTGAACAGGGCGGAGCGCCGGAGGTTcagcgaggaggtggagatgctgAAGGCGCTGCAGCATCCCAACATCGTGCGGTTCTTCGACTCCTGGAAGTCGTCAGTCCGGGGCCACAAGTGCACCATCCTGGTGACAGAGCTCATGACGTCTGGGACCCTGAAGAC GTACCTCCGCAGGTTCCGCcagatgaagctgaagctgctgcagcgctggaGCTTCCAGATCCTGAAGGGGCTGCAGTTCCTGCACTCACGCCGCCCCCCCATCCTGCACCGAGACCTCAAGTGCGACAACGTCTTCATCACTGGGCCGAGTGCGTCGGTAAAGATCGGCGACCTGGGCCTGGCCACGCTCAAGAAGGCCTCGTTCGTGAAGAGCGTCATCG GAACTCCAGAGTTCATGGCTCCGGAGATGTACGAGGAGAAGTACGACGAGGCCGTGGATGTTTATGCCTTTGGCATGTGCATCCTGGAGATGGCGACGTCTGAGTACCCATATTCCGAGTGCCGGAACGCTGCCCAGATCTACCGTAAAGTTACCAGC gGAACCAAACCAGACAGCTTCTATAAAGTGAAGGTTCCTGAGCTGAAGGAGATCATCGAAGGCTGCATCCGGACCAGGAGCTGCGAGAG GTTCACCATTCAGGATCTGCTGGATCACCGGTTCTTTCGGGAGCAGCTGGGGGTCCGTGTGGACCTGGCTGAGGACGACGATGGCTCGAAGTCAGCTCTGAAGCTCTGGCTCCGGATGGGCCACAACAAGAAGCTTCACGGCAAATATAAAGATCACAACGCCATCGAGTTCCTGTTCGAGATCTACAAAGACGTCCCCGAGGAGGTGGCCCAGGAGATG GTGGTGCTCGGCTTTCTGAGCGAGGCCGACTACAAGTTGGTTGCCAAGGCGATCAGGCACCGAGTGACAGCCATAAAGCATCATCGGGAGAAACAGCAGCGCCTGAAGGACGGTGGGCCCGACCACGCCCCCAAAACCACCCAACCCGCCCGTCCAGACCCACCCTCCTCCACATGTGCTCCAGCTGCTGAGATCCTGACCAATCAG GCCACGCCCACGGCGCCGGGCACATCGTCAGTGGTGTCGTCCCTCAGCAGCCCAATGGATCCTGGGACCAGCGACACGTCCAGGAGGATGGAGGCCAATGAAGACGACAGTGTGTCCAAAGCCAGGTCGCGAGCCAAAG tgtccggggggggggcagcagctccGGCGCACTGGACGCGCCTGAAACTGCGCCCTCCAACGCCGCCCCGCTCAGCCCTGCTCCCGTGGCCCAGGACAGCCCCCGTCCCCAGCCGGCTCCAGCCCCTCCGGGGACCTGGCCTCCGTCCACAGGTCCCCCCCTGCCCTTCCTGCGCTTCCCTACGGTCGGTTGCTCCATCATGCACGCCGGCCTGCTGTCGTCCAATCACAGCAGTCGGCAAAGTGATGGGATCAATGAATGAAAGATCAATCACACGGGGACAGAGTGTGTGGGTGACGCCACGTTTGCCCCCTGCAGAGCATCGCGGTCTCCCAGCGCGGGAGGGCCGGGCCCCGGCCTCGGCCTCAGGCTTCTCCTCCCCCGCCGACAG CTGCGCCTCGGACGTGACCTCCGGTCTGAGCGACGGCGCCGACGGCCCGTCAGAGAAGGCCCCCCGGGACCTGAGCCCTCGGGCTCCCAAGCAGTTCAAGAGGAGAGCAAGGTCCCGTCTGAGGATCACAGGG GTGTCCCACCTGCTGGACCGTGTGGTGGAGTGCCAGCTCCAGACTCACGACAACAAGGTTGTGACATTCAAGTTCGACCTGGATGGCGACGGTCCGGACGACATTGCCTCCGTGATG gtcCACAGAGACTTCATCCTGCCAGCTGAGCGGGGGGGCTTCATTGCTCGCAtgaatgacatcatccagaGGGCGGAGTCTATGATGCCCCAACAGCAGCCCGACGGCGCTCACGTAGCAGAGCCAGACTCGCCGACGGCGTCGGAGGCCGCA ACACCGTCCTCCACAGGTCTGACCAGaacttcatcttcctcttcacttCCTG TTCATTTGTTCGTTTCAGACATCGCAGATTCCGACTCCTCCCAGCTGAAGGCAGCAGATTTCTACATTGACTCTGAAGCCACGCCCCCCGTGAGACCCCTGAGGTCTCAGTCCTTCCACTCCTCCACAG CTTCAGGCCACCAGACCACAGAacccctccagctccaggacTCTGCACCCCCatcgctgctcctcctcccccctcaggcTCCCCTCACTGTCGCACCTCCCACCAACAACCTGCCACGAGTCCTCAGTAACCCTTCCCTCCTCAGACAATCTCCAggccctcctcctgctcctgctcctcctcctgctcctcctcctgctcctcctcctgctcctcccccccctcctcctcctcctgctcctcctcctcctgctcctccccctcctcctccccctccccctcctcctgctcctcccccgcctcctgctcctccccctgctcctgctcctccactctGGCCCCCGCCCCTCTTCTCTCTGGCTAATGCTATTTCTCTAGCCGTGAGTGTTGCTCACTCCTTCAGGCCTCCACCAGGAACCTCTAACCAGGGTTTCCTCCCCCAGTCTCCATCTCCCACATGCGCCCCCCCCCAGGCtaccctctctcctcctctgtctccatctctgggTTCTACCTTTGACCCAACCAGtcccacctccttctctgggccATTCTCCCCTTATCCACCCTACAGTGCCCCCATACCTCAGacagcccccacccccagcagGCAGGAAGCGTTGCCCCATTGGGCACTGGGCACCACCCAG ACCCCCAGTCACCAGAGAAAGGAGAGCTCATCACTGCCCCCCCATG AACCTGCCCCCCCGACTGgacccagtactcccagtgaaaccagtggtGTGAAAGAAGAGGATTCAGCTCCACACAGA GTgacctcctccagcccccccccactgtcaccTGGGCCCGAGG GGAAGCAAAAAGACTTCACTGTTGGTCGGTTCCAGGTGACACCCTttaaagccccgcccactgaccACAGCCACCCACGCCCTCCCCATCAGGTGACACCCTttaaagccccgcccactgaccACAGCCACCCACGCCCTCCCCATCAGGTGATGCCCATTCCCCACTCGCCTCCAgcttccagccaatcagagagctcTGAGAGCAGCGCCGAGGAACAAGGCCAAACAGGGGGCAGCATCACCTCTGTTCCATCTCCCGGGCATCTTCtgggttaccatgacaaccagagagtggagcagcaggacaggagggaggaagaggcgggGGAGGGCTCTGCTGACGGCTGGGCCACAAACAACCAGTTCAACCAGTGGTGGAACCGCTCAGCACCTTTAATTAGTTCTGAGGAATCCGACAGCGACCTTGAGGAGATGTGGGCGGAGCTCCACGAGCTCCGTGAAAG ACACCTGGCGGAGGTGCAAAACCTGCAGGCCAATCAAAAACAAGAGATTGAAGATCTGTACCGGAGGATGGGGAAAGTCCCTCCCCCTGGCATCGTCTCCCCTGCTGCCATGTTGAACCAGCGCCAGCGCCGCCTCTCCAAGACAGGAAACTACCCTCCTCGAAAAAACAGCCTGCAAAGGCTGgatgtgctgccccctgcag GCATCATGAGGAAGagtccagccagcagcagcggaTCACCGGGGCGGGCACGGAGGGGCGTGACCTTTGCCCCTAAGCACAACTCCATG ACagaagctgaggaggaccatgaagatgatgaggagga GACCAGTCCAGGGTCTAGAGGACCTAGACCAGTCCAGGGTCTAGAGGAACTAGACAGTCCAGGGTCTAGAGGACCTAGACCAGTCCAGGGTCTAGAGGAAGTAGACCAGTTCAGGATTTAG